In Legionella cincinnatiensis, the DNA window ACCGAACCTCAGGTGAAGCAATTTATGCATGGGGAGGCAGATGGAGTGGTACGTTTTCATTATCCTGCCAGACCATATACGGAGGAGCTATTAGATGTTTGAATTCATAACGCGTATAGGTAGCCGCGGTTCAAGAATCTTACAAGACTTGGGTAGTTCCGGTTTATTTTTATTTCTCATGTTATTCAGGAAACCCAATATTTCAAAGCTATGGTCTTTGGTACGTTATCAAATTTATTTTGTTGGGGTATTATCCTGCTTAATTATTATTGTTTCAGCTTTATTCATTGGTATGGTAGTTGGTTTACAAGGCTACAATACTTTGCAAAAATTTGGTGCTTCAAGCCAGTTAGGCCAATTATTGGCCTTAAGTATCTCCAGAGAACTTGGACCAGTAATCAGTGCTTTGCTGTTTGCGGGTCGAGCTGGTTCCGCTTTGACTGCTGAAATTGGTTTAATGAAAGCAACGGAACAATTATCCAGTATGGATATGATGGGTGTTGATCCTTTAGGTAGAGTTATTTATCCTCGATTTTTAGCTGGTTTTATTGCTTTACCTCTTTTGGCATTAATTTTTTCAGCTGTAGCCGTCTTTGGAGGGTATTTTATTGGTGTACATTGGTTAGGAGTAGATGCAGGGAGCTTTTGGTCCAATATGCAGGCAGCAGTTGATTTTCGTATTGATGTACTCAGTGGTAT includes these proteins:
- the mlaE gene encoding lipid asymmetry maintenance ABC transporter permease subunit MlaE gives rise to the protein MFEFITRIGSRGSRILQDLGSSGLFLFLMLFRKPNISKLWSLVRYQIYFVGVLSCLIIIVSALFIGMVVGLQGYNTLQKFGASSQLGQLLALSISRELGPVISALLFAGRAGSALTAEIGLMKATEQLSSMDMMGVDPLGRVIYPRFLAGFIALPLLALIFSAVAVFGGYFIGVHWLGVDAGSFWSNMQAAVDFRIDVLSGIIKSLVFAFVVTWISVFQGFECVPTAEGISQATTKTVVYSSLAVLGLDFLLTAMMIGDW